One window of the Pedobacter ginsengisoli genome contains the following:
- the eno gene encoding phosphopyruvate hydratase, whose protein sequence is MSLIIDVRARQILDSRGNPTIEVDVITENGILGRAAVPSGASTGMHEAVELRDGDKKVYLGKGVLKAVANVNDKIADELKGVDVFEQNAIDSLMIKLDGTENKGNLGANAILGVSLAVAKAAAQESRQPLYRYIGGVNANILPIPMMNIVNGGSHSDAPIAFQEFMIMPVGASSFSEALRWGTEVFHNLKAILHDRGLSTAVGDEGGFAPTFGGTEDAVETIIQAIEKAGYKAGEQIFLAFDCAASEFYKDGKYDYTKFEGDKGAIRTSAEQADYLASLTEKYPIISIEDGMDENDWDGWKMLTDKIGDRVQLVGDDLFVTNVTRLQSGIDKNTANSILVKVNQIGSLTETINAVSLAQTNGYTSVMSHRSGETEDTTIADLAVALNCGQIKTGSASRSDRIAKYNQLLRIEEELGSAARFIGKDFKFLKK, encoded by the coding sequence ATGAGTTTAATAATTGATGTTCGCGCGCGACAAATCCTTGACTCTCGCGGCAATCCTACGATCGAAGTAGATGTAATTACAGAAAATGGTATCCTTGGTCGTGCAGCAGTACCATCAGGAGCTTCTACTGGTATGCATGAAGCTGTGGAGTTAAGAGATGGTGATAAAAAAGTTTACTTAGGGAAAGGCGTTTTAAAAGCTGTTGCCAATGTGAATGATAAAATCGCTGATGAATTAAAGGGTGTTGATGTATTTGAACAAAATGCTATCGATAGCTTAATGATTAAGCTTGACGGAACAGAAAATAAGGGAAATCTTGGTGCTAACGCTATTCTAGGTGTTTCTTTAGCAGTTGCTAAAGCTGCAGCTCAAGAAAGCCGTCAGCCATTATACCGTTATATAGGAGGTGTTAATGCTAACATTCTACCTATCCCGATGATGAATATTGTAAATGGTGGTTCTCACTCAGATGCTCCTATCGCATTTCAGGAGTTTATGATCATGCCTGTTGGTGCATCTTCATTCTCTGAAGCTTTAAGATGGGGAACAGAAGTATTTCATAACCTAAAAGCCATTTTGCACGACAGAGGTCTTTCAACAGCTGTTGGTGATGAAGGTGGATTTGCACCTACTTTTGGAGGTACTGAAGATGCTGTTGAAACTATTATCCAAGCTATCGAAAAAGCAGGCTATAAAGCAGGTGAACAAATCTTTTTAGCTTTTGACTGTGCAGCTTCTGAATTCTATAAAGACGGAAAATACGACTACACCAAATTTGAAGGTGATAAAGGAGCTATCCGCACAAGTGCTGAACAAGCTGATTATCTTGCATCTTTAACCGAAAAATATCCTATTATCTCTATTGAAGATGGAATGGATGAAAATGACTGGGATGGCTGGAAAATGCTAACTGATAAAATTGGCGACCGAGTTCAACTTGTAGGTGACGATTTGTTTGTTACAAATGTAACTCGTTTACAATCTGGAATAGACAAAAACACCGCGAACTCCATTTTAGTTAAAGTAAATCAAATTGGTTCATTAACTGAAACAATCAATGCTGTTTCATTAGCGCAAACTAATGGCTATACCTCGGTAATGAGCCATAGAAGTGGTGAAACTGAAGATACTACTATTGCGGATCTTGCTGTAGCGTTAAACTGTGGTCAGATTAAAACTGGTTCAGCTTCACGTTCAGACAGGATTGCAAAATACAATCAATTATTACGTATTGAAGAAGAATTAGGTTCTGCAGCACGTTTTATTGGTAAGGATTTCAAATTCTTAAAGAAATAA
- the carA gene encoding glutamine-hydrolyzing carbamoyl-phosphate synthase small subunit has protein sequence MTNYTKLPAILLLADGTVYYGKAAGKIGTTTGEICFNTGMTGYQEIFTDPSYFAQIMVTTNAHIGNYGIHKDETESESIKIAGLVCKNYNIGFSRKEASESIQDYFQNENIVGISDIDTRALVRHIRHKGAMNAIISSEITDLEELKSKLAEVPSMDGLELSSKVSTKTPYFYGSPDATYKIAALDLGIKKNILRNFSDRDIYVQVFPAKTTFEEMDKWGADGYFISNGPGDPAAMPYAIETVTKILAADKPLFGICLGHQLLAEANGIGTMKMFNGHRGLNHPVKNIIKNHCEVTSQNHGFGVIPEDVRKSDKVEITHINLNDQSIEGIRVKGKKAFSVQYHPESSPGPHDSRYLFDDFISMIKNDLSW, from the coding sequence ATGACTAATTACACTAAGTTACCTGCAATTTTGTTACTGGCTGACGGCACAGTTTACTACGGTAAAGCCGCTGGAAAAATCGGTACAACAACAGGCGAAATCTGTTTTAATACAGGGATGACAGGATATCAGGAAATTTTCACTGATCCTTCTTATTTCGCTCAGATTATGGTAACCACCAATGCACACATTGGTAATTATGGTATCCACAAAGATGAAACCGAATCAGAAAGCATTAAAATTGCTGGCTTGGTTTGCAAAAACTATAACATCGGTTTTAGCCGCAAAGAAGCATCTGAATCAATACAGGATTATTTTCAGAATGAAAATATTGTAGGTATCTCTGATATTGACACTCGTGCCTTAGTTCGTCACATCAGACACAAAGGCGCAATGAACGCGATCATTTCTTCGGAAATCACTGACCTTGAAGAATTAAAAAGCAAATTAGCGGAAGTTCCATCTATGGATGGCTTAGAACTGTCTTCAAAAGTTTCAACTAAAACTCCTTATTTTTATGGATCACCAGATGCTACATATAAAATAGCAGCATTGGATTTGGGTATCAAAAAGAACATTTTACGCAATTTTTCTGACAGAGATATTTATGTTCAGGTTTTCCCTGCCAAAACTACCTTTGAGGAAATGGATAAATGGGGTGCTGATGGTTATTTCATTTCTAATGGGCCTGGCGATCCTGCAGCAATGCCATATGCTATTGAAACTGTTACAAAAATATTAGCTGCTGATAAACCACTTTTTGGAATTTGCTTAGGCCATCAGTTACTTGCTGAGGCAAATGGCATCGGTACAATGAAAATGTTTAATGGCCACAGAGGTTTAAATCACCCGGTAAAAAACATCATTAAAAATCATTGCGAAGTAACTTCACAAAACCATGGTTTTGGAGTTATCCCCGAAGATGTAAGGAAATCAGACAAAGTTGAGATCACTCACATTAATTTAAATGATCAGTCAATCGAGGGTATCCGCGTTAAAGGCAAAAAAGCATTCTCTGTGCAATACCACCCTGAGTCTTCTCCAGGCCCGCATGATTCGCGCTACCTTTTTGACGACTTTATAAGTATGATCAAAAACGACCTGAGCTGGTAA
- a CDS encoding agmatine/peptidylarginine deiminase, whose amino-acid sequence MSSFNEVIFNSSPKKLGFSFPAEWEKHDATWLSWPHKEESWPGKIETIYEPYCQFIKIVATGEKVRINVNNEETKTFAISELEKVGADLSQIEFYFNPSNDAWCRDHGPAFLLNKANRKKAIVDWGYNAWGGKYPPYELDDVIPTKIAEHFNLSVYHPDIVMEGGSVEFNGAGTILTTTACLLNENRNPHLNKEQIEEYLKEFYGAEQVLWLGDGIVGDDTDGHIDDITRFVNEDTVLTVVESNPLDENYLLLQENLETLKTLRLLNGKPLNIVKLPMPSPVIHEDTRLPASYANFYIANAAVIVPTFRDVNDEKALEIIQGVFPDRKVVGIDSTDIIWGLGSFHCLSQQEPSI is encoded by the coding sequence ATGTCATCTTTTAACGAAGTAATATTTAACAGCAGCCCAAAAAAACTAGGCTTTAGCTTTCCTGCTGAATGGGAAAAACATGATGCGACATGGCTAAGCTGGCCACATAAGGAAGAATCCTGGCCGGGTAAGATTGAAACTATATATGAGCCTTATTGCCAGTTTATTAAAATTGTAGCAACCGGCGAAAAGGTTAGAATTAACGTTAACAATGAAGAAACTAAAACTTTTGCCATTTCTGAATTGGAAAAAGTGGGAGCTGATTTAAGCCAGATTGAATTTTATTTTAATCCGAGTAATGATGCCTGGTGCAGAGATCATGGTCCGGCTTTTTTATTAAATAAGGCAAACAGAAAAAAAGCAATAGTAGACTGGGGATATAATGCATGGGGAGGTAAATACCCTCCTTATGAGCTTGATGATGTAATTCCAACCAAAATAGCTGAGCATTTTAATTTATCCGTTTATCATCCTGATATAGTAATGGAGGGTGGATCTGTTGAGTTTAATGGCGCAGGGACGATACTTACCACTACAGCATGTTTGCTGAATGAAAACAGAAACCCTCATTTAAATAAGGAACAGATTGAAGAGTATTTAAAGGAATTTTATGGTGCTGAACAGGTGTTGTGGTTAGGCGATGGGATAGTTGGGGATGATACTGACGGCCATATTGATGACATTACGAGGTTTGTGAACGAGGATACAGTTTTAACGGTTGTTGAGAGTAATCCTCTGGATGAAAATTATTTGCTGTTACAGGAGAATTTGGAGACATTAAAAACTTTGCGGCTATTAAATGGAAAACCTTTGAATATTGTAAAATTGCCGATGCCTTCTCCGGTAATCCATGAGGATACAAGGCTGCCTGCTTCATATGCTAATTTTTATATTGCAAATGCTGCGGTAATTGTACCTACTTTTAGAGACGTGAATGATGAAAAAGCTCTTGAAATTATTCAAGGGGTTTTCCCGGATAGAAAAGTTGTAGGAATAGATTCTACAGATATTATTTGGGGGTTAGGAAGTTTTCATTGTCTTAGCCAACAGGAACCATCAATCTAA
- a CDS encoding trimeric intracellular cation channel family protein produces the protein MQVSTMDAIEILGTISFAISGSFAAMQRRLDPFGVLIIAFVTSIGGGTVRDLLLGDTPVAWMRDVNYCLLILLTSIATIFFKTHIKKFKVTLFLFDSLGLGLFTMLGIQKGIVFGLSPGICIALGTITGCFGGIIRDTLLNTIPVIFRKEVYATVCIMGGILYFSLLYFNLKEDLAKVAVIGFIFTVRVVVVRYKVTLPRFGY, from the coding sequence ATGCAAGTAAGTACTATGGATGCCATTGAGATCTTAGGAACCATTTCCTTTGCGATATCTGGTTCTTTTGCTGCCATGCAAAGAAGATTGGACCCTTTCGGAGTACTCATTATTGCTTTTGTAACATCTATTGGCGGAGGAACCGTTCGCGATCTCTTGCTGGGCGATACCCCTGTTGCATGGATGAGGGACGTAAATTATTGCCTGTTAATTTTACTGACATCTATTGCCACCATTTTTTTTAAAACCCATATAAAGAAATTTAAAGTAACTCTTTTTTTATTTGACTCATTAGGTCTGGGTTTGTTTACAATGCTTGGTATTCAGAAAGGAATAGTTTTTGGTTTAAGCCCTGGCATTTGCATTGCCCTTGGAACCATTACAGGATGTTTTGGAGGTATTATAAGAGATACACTACTAAATACTATTCCCGTAATATTCAGAAAAGAAGTCTATGCCACAGTATGTATTATGGGAGGGATATTATATTTCTCTCTTTTATATTTTAACTTGAAAGAGGATCTGGCAAAGGTTGCTGTTATTGGGTTTATTTTTACTGTAAGAGTAGTTGTAGTAAGGTATAAAGTAACGTTACCTAGGTTTGGTTATTAG
- a CDS encoding RluA family pseudouridine synthase — MPVTDKDVLYEDNHLIAILKRAGDIVQIDETGDEPLDEQVKKYLAIKYNKPNSAFLGVVHRLDRPVSGVILFAKTSKALERMNAIFKNREVKKTYWAIVRNKPAKTSGTLVHWLVKNPQKNVVTPHNAEVPGSQRSELSYRLIGELGGYYLIEVDPLTGRSHQIRVQLSTMGCPIVGDNKYGYPRGSRKGSICLHARKLHFIHPVKKEPINIFAKLPIDGFWERFENF; from the coding sequence ATGCCAGTAACTGATAAGGACGTACTTTATGAAGATAATCACCTGATAGCGATATTGAAACGTGCAGGTGATATTGTGCAGATTGATGAAACTGGAGATGAACCTCTTGATGAACAGGTTAAAAAATATCTTGCTATAAAATATAATAAGCCTAACAGTGCTTTTTTAGGTGTGGTACATCGTTTGGACAGACCAGTTAGTGGAGTAATACTTTTCGCTAAAACCAGTAAGGCATTAGAACGAATGAATGCAATATTCAAGAATCGGGAAGTAAAAAAAACTTATTGGGCTATAGTCAGAAACAAGCCTGCTAAAACTTCCGGTACCCTTGTTCATTGGTTAGTTAAAAATCCTCAAAAGAATGTTGTTACACCGCATAATGCAGAAGTTCCGGGAAGCCAACGCTCGGAATTAAGTTATAGGTTAATTGGAGAACTTGGAGGTTATTATCTGATAGAGGTTGATCCCCTTACAGGACGCTCTCATCAAATAAGAGTGCAGTTATCAACCATGGGATGTCCTATTGTTGGCGATAATAAATACGGCTATCCTAGGGGAAGCCGTAAAGGAAGTATCTGTTTGCACGCTCGAAAATTACACTTTATCCACCCTGTAAAAAAAGAACCCATAAATATATTTGCTAAGCTCCCTATTGATGGCTTTTGGGAACGTTTTGAAAACTTTTAA
- a CDS encoding murein L,D-transpeptidase family protein — MKNYFHIILLLMMYAPTLAQSDFKKQQLTFERVKQAYEEKWNKLQNDLKKDEIGKRFSLYIAAYKAEGRLEIWLRGSAQKQYRLFKVFPFCKHSGILGPKSKEGDKQTPEGFYYITVFNPLSNFHLSLGINYPNKIDLLRSANQKPGNDIYIHGKCETVGCIPITDDKMKELYVLAVEARNEGQDQIPVHIFPFKITDINLERYLTQFPQHRSFWTNLQLEYNYFEKHKQVPKIQY, encoded by the coding sequence ATGAAAAACTATTTTCACATTATTTTACTCCTAATGATGTATGCACCAACACTAGCCCAATCTGATTTCAAAAAGCAGCAATTGACATTTGAACGTGTTAAACAAGCTTATGAAGAGAAATGGAATAAGCTCCAAAATGACCTTAAAAAAGATGAGATAGGTAAGCGGTTTAGCCTATACATAGCAGCCTACAAAGCCGAAGGGAGATTAGAAATATGGTTAAGAGGTAGCGCCCAAAAGCAATATAGGTTATTCAAAGTATTTCCTTTTTGCAAGCATTCAGGTATTCTGGGACCCAAATCAAAAGAGGGTGATAAGCAAACTCCTGAAGGATTTTATTATATCACCGTATTTAATCCTCTAAGCAACTTTCATCTTTCTTTAGGAATAAACTATCCTAACAAAATTGACCTGTTAAGAAGTGCGAATCAAAAACCAGGAAACGATATATACATTCATGGGAAATGTGAAACCGTTGGCTGCATCCCAATAACAGACGACAAGATGAAGGAGCTTTATGTTTTAGCCGTTGAGGCACGAAATGAAGGGCAAGATCAGATTCCTGTTCACATTTTTCCTTTTAAAATAACTGATATTAATCTTGAGAGATATTTAACCCAGTTCCCTCAACACCGTTCTTTTTGGACAAATCTTCAGTTGGAATATAACTACTTTGAAAAACATAAGCAAGTACCAAAAATACAGTACTGA
- the aqpZ gene encoding aquaporin Z yields MKKLAAEFIGTFWLVLGGCGSAVLACNYPGAGIGFAGVALAFGLTVVTIAYALGHISGAHLNPAVSVGLWIGGRFDVKDLIPYIISQVLGGIAAAGVLYVIATGNGSPIGGFAANGYGDLSPGKYSMTAALVTEIVMTFIFLIIILGATDERAPKGFAGLAIGLGLTLIHLISIPVTNTSVNPARSTSQALFVGGEALSQLWLFWVAPIIGAIIAGIVYKAIFAAKPENT; encoded by the coding sequence ATGAAAAAATTAGCAGCAGAATTTATTGGGACATTTTGGCTGGTCCTTGGCGGTTGCGGCAGTGCCGTTTTAGCCTGTAATTATCCTGGCGCTGGCATCGGCTTTGCAGGTGTAGCACTCGCTTTTGGTTTAACCGTAGTAACCATTGCTTACGCCCTTGGCCATATCTCCGGAGCCCACCTAAATCCGGCAGTTTCAGTTGGTTTATGGATTGGAGGACGCTTTGATGTAAAGGACTTAATCCCTTATATTATTTCACAAGTTCTTGGTGGCATCGCAGCTGCGGGTGTATTGTATGTTATAGCTACTGGAAATGGCAGTCCAATTGGTGGATTTGCAGCAAATGGATATGGAGATCTATCACCAGGAAAATATAGCATGACAGCAGCATTAGTTACCGAAATAGTAATGACCTTCATTTTTTTAATCATTATTTTGGGTGCGACGGATGAGAGAGCTCCTAAAGGATTTGCCGGATTAGCAATAGGACTTGGCCTTACGCTAATACACCTAATCAGTATACCTGTAACTAATACTTCTGTAAATCCTGCAAGAAGTACAAGTCAGGCACTTTTTGTTGGTGGCGAAGCATTAAGCCAGCTTTGGTTATTTTGGGTTGCACCTATAATTGGCGCCATTATAGCTGGAATAGTTTACAAAGCAATTTTTGCTGCTAAGCCCGAAAACACTTAA
- a CDS encoding ABC transporter permease, protein MSKPYNNTKATLALAKASFRSIMRSPSAVVFTLAFPLIFILVFGFLGKGGVKVDLAIAPESDLQNPIINALEQIGVVHIIKDKDKAEIKTGLEKGNIDAVINVQKNSLGKPAYLANVQYTSASIDKGTILKSVLNNLMYTLNSKDITPTIAQLNESTVQGRIYRTIDFILPGQLGFSLLSTGVFGTAFVFFSLRQTLVIKRFFATPVSRASIVFGEGIARIGFALCGAVFIILIGHFFFHFTLIHGIITVLNMLLLAIIGLIVFMGFGFVVSGIAKSESTIPPISNIITLPQFLLSGTFFSIDAFPSWLQPISRALPLTYLNDAMRKVAFEGAGLWDVKHQILIMIIWGVGVYAVAVKVFKWE, encoded by the coding sequence ATGAGCAAACCATATAATAATACTAAAGCTACGCTGGCTCTTGCAAAAGCAAGTTTCCGCTCGATTATGCGCAGCCCTTCGGCAGTTGTTTTTACACTTGCTTTTCCATTGATCTTTATTCTTGTTTTCGGCTTTTTGGGTAAAGGTGGCGTAAAGGTTGACCTAGCAATTGCTCCAGAATCAGATTTGCAAAACCCTATAATAAATGCACTTGAACAAATCGGCGTTGTTCATATCATAAAAGACAAGGACAAGGCGGAAATAAAAACAGGACTCGAGAAAGGAAATATAGACGCCGTTATTAATGTTCAAAAAAATAGCCTGGGCAAGCCTGCCTACCTTGCCAATGTTCAGTATACTTCTGCTTCAATAGATAAGGGAACGATACTTAAATCAGTATTGAACAACCTAATGTATACTTTAAATTCAAAAGATATCACCCCTACCATTGCACAATTAAACGAAAGCACTGTTCAAGGCCGCATCTACCGTACTATTGATTTTATTTTACCAGGGCAACTTGGCTTCTCTTTGTTAAGCACAGGGGTATTTGGAACAGCATTTGTGTTTTTCAGCTTAAGACAAACCTTAGTTATAAAACGTTTTTTTGCCACTCCCGTTAGCCGGGCAAGTATTGTATTTGGAGAAGGAATTGCAAGAATAGGCTTTGCACTTTGCGGGGCAGTATTTATTATACTTATTGGACATTTCTTTTTCCACTTCACCTTAATACATGGCATCATTACAGTGCTAAATATGCTTTTACTTGCAATCATAGGACTCATTGTATTTATGGGTTTTGGATTTGTGGTATCGGGAATAGCAAAAAGTGAAAGTACCATTCCCCCAATTTCAAACATCATTACGTTGCCCCAATTTTTACTATCGGGAACTTTCTTTTCTATAGATGCATTTCCTTCGTGGCTCCAGCCAATAAGCAGGGCATTACCCTTAACTTACCTGAATGATGCGATGAGAAAGGTAGCTTTTGAAGGAGCTGGCTTATGGGATGTGAAACATCAGATTCTTATTATGATAATCTGGGGAGTTGGCGTGTATGCTGTTGCTGTTAAGGTGTTTAAATGGGAATAG
- the panB gene encoding 3-methyl-2-oxobutanoate hydroxymethyltransferase, with product MSVNKEVKRITTHILQEMKASGEKIAMLTAYDYSMATILDDAGLDVLLVGDSASNVMAGHETTLPITLDQMIYHAQGVVRGAKRAFVVVDLPFGSYQGNSKEALNSAIRIMKESGAHGVKLEGGTEVAESISRIITAGIPVMGHLGLTPQSIYKFGTYTVRAKDEDEAEKLKTDAIALQNAGCFAIVLEKIPAKLAKIVSDSLQIPTIGIGAGPDCDGQVLVVNDMIGLTKGFKPRFLRQYVNLYDGILGAAQSYIKDVKAKDFPNEKEQY from the coding sequence ATGTCTGTAAACAAAGAGGTTAAACGCATAACTACACATATACTTCAGGAAATGAAGGCCAGTGGTGAGAAAATAGCCATGTTAACTGCTTACGATTATTCAATGGCCACAATTCTTGATGATGCTGGTTTAGATGTATTATTAGTTGGCGATTCGGCTTCTAATGTAATGGCAGGCCATGAAACTACTTTGCCTATAACACTTGATCAGATGATTTACCATGCTCAGGGTGTAGTTAGAGGAGCAAAAAGAGCTTTCGTAGTAGTTGATTTGCCATTTGGTAGTTATCAGGGCAATTCTAAAGAGGCACTGAATTCTGCTATCAGAATCATGAAAGAATCCGGTGCTCACGGAGTAAAGCTTGAAGGTGGTACAGAGGTTGCTGAATCAATCTCACGCATCATCACAGCAGGAATTCCTGTAATGGGACATCTTGGATTAACACCTCAGTCTATTTATAAATTTGGAACTTATACTGTTCGGGCGAAAGACGAAGACGAAGCTGAAAAATTAAAAACAGATGCAATTGCTCTTCAAAACGCTGGTTGTTTTGCTATTGTGCTTGAAAAGATACCTGCGAAATTAGCTAAAATAGTCTCTGATAGTTTACAAATTCCTACTATAGGAATTGGTGCAGGCCCGGATTGCGACGGACAGGTATTGGTTGTTAATGATATGATTGGTTTAACAAAAGGGTTTAAACCACGTTTTTTACGCCAATATGTAAATCTGTACGATGGTATATTAGGTGCAGCACAGTCCTATATAAAAGATGTTAAAGCAAAAGATTTTCCGAACGAAAAAGAACAGTATTAA
- the fabG gene encoding 3-oxoacyl-[acyl-carrier-protein] reductase encodes MKLLEGKTALVTGASKGIGRKIAEKFAEHGANVAFTYLSSVEKGEALEQELESFGTKVKGYRSDASKFDEAEKLINDIVADFGALDIVVNNAGITKDGLLMRMSEENWDEVINVNLKSVFNVSKAASKVMMKARKGSIINMSSVVGVQGNAGQANYAASKAGIIGFSKSLAKELGSRNIRTNVIAPGFIRTEMTDVLDPKVVQGWEEGIPLKRAGETDDVANACVFLASDMSSYVTGQVLSVCGGML; translated from the coding sequence ATGAAGTTATTAGAAGGAAAAACAGCACTTGTTACAGGTGCATCTAAAGGAATTGGCCGCAAAATAGCGGAAAAATTTGCTGAACATGGAGCTAATGTAGCTTTTACCTATTTGTCATCAGTAGAAAAAGGTGAGGCTTTAGAACAAGAGTTAGAAAGTTTTGGTACAAAAGTAAAAGGATATCGCTCAGACGCCTCTAAATTTGATGAAGCTGAAAAACTAATCAATGATATAGTAGCTGATTTTGGTGCATTAGATATTGTTGTAAATAATGCAGGTATAACGAAAGATGGTTTATTGATGCGAATGAGTGAGGAGAACTGGGATGAAGTAATTAATGTAAACTTGAAATCGGTATTTAATGTATCTAAAGCTGCTTCTAAAGTGATGATGAAAGCGCGCAAAGGATCTATCATTAACATGAGCTCTGTTGTAGGAGTTCAAGGGAACGCCGGACAAGCAAATTACGCTGCATCTAAAGCAGGTATAATTGGATTCTCTAAATCTTTGGCTAAAGAATTGGGATCACGTAATATCCGTACCAATGTTATAGCTCCTGGATTTATCCGCACTGAAATGACGGATGTATTAGATCCAAAAGTGGTACAAGGTTGGGAAGAAGGTATTCCTTTGAAAAGAGCAGGCGAGACGGATGATGTAGCGAATGCATGTGTATTCCTGGCATCTGATATGAGCTCATACGTTACAGGTCAGGTATTGTCTGTTTGCGGCGGAATGTTGTAA
- a CDS encoding ABC transporter ATP-binding protein, protein MDKTNAIISVKELVKKYDDFTAVQGISFEVYENEIFGLLGPNGAGKTTTLEIIETLREKTSGEIIVDGYSVDKDANKIKRIIGVQLQAAGYYPNLNLVELMELFAGLYGVDVKPMEMLEKVNLQDKAKAKYKALSGGQKQRFSIATTLINSPKIIFLDEPTTGLDPQARRNLWDLIIDIRNNGTTVVITTHYMDEAEQLCDRVAFVERGEIIALDTPDNLIDNLINSGFERSKEVKKANLEDVFINLTGKEWREDN, encoded by the coding sequence ATGGATAAAACAAATGCCATTATCAGTGTAAAAGAACTGGTAAAAAAGTATGACGACTTTACTGCTGTGCAAGGTATCAGCTTTGAAGTTTATGAAAATGAGATATTTGGACTTTTAGGGCCAAATGGTGCAGGAAAAACCACCACACTTGAAATTATTGAAACGCTCCGTGAAAAAACTTCAGGAGAAATTATTGTTGACGGTTATTCTGTAGACAAAGACGCCAACAAAATTAAAAGGATTATAGGTGTACAATTACAAGCAGCAGGATATTATCCAAACCTAAATCTGGTTGAGTTAATGGAACTGTTTGCTGGCCTATACGGGGTTGATGTTAAACCTATGGAGATGCTCGAAAAAGTAAATCTTCAAGATAAGGCAAAAGCTAAGTACAAGGCGCTTTCTGGTGGACAAAAACAACGTTTTTCTATAGCTACAACTCTTATTAACTCTCCTAAAATCATTTTCCTTGATGAACCCACGACCGGATTAGATCCTCAGGCCCGCCGCAATTTATGGGATTTAATTATTGACATAAGAAATAATGGCACAACAGTAGTAATCACCACACACTATATGGACGAAGCTGAGCAGCTATGTGATCGTGTTGCTTTTGTTGAACGGGGTGAGATCATTGCTCTGGATACTCCTGACAATCTGATAGACAACCTTATCAATAGTGGTTTTGAACGTAGTAAAGAAGTTAAAAAAGCTAATCTGGAAGATGTTTTTATAAACCTGACAGGCAAAGAATGGCGTGAGGATAATTAA
- a CDS encoding FtsB family cell division protein, with translation MIRLLELLRNKYFLSVAAFVVWMLFFDKNDVIAQYEYRSQVNKLQEEKDFYVKEIAKVKKDLNELNTDLNTAEKFAREKYFMKKDNEDVFVIIKEAPKD, from the coding sequence ATGATTCGTTTGCTTGAACTTTTACGAAACAAATATTTTCTAAGCGTAGCTGCATTTGTGGTATGGATGTTATTTTTCGATAAAAATGATGTAATAGCTCAGTATGAATACAGATCGCAGGTGAACAAGCTTCAGGAAGAAAAAGACTTTTATGTAAAGGAAATTGCTAAGGTAAAGAAAGATCTTAACGAGTTAAATACCGACCTAAACACTGCGGAAAAGTTTGCACGTGAAAAATATTTTATGAAAAAGGACAATGAAGATGTCTTTGTTATCATCAAAGAAGCCCCGAAAGACTAA